The following are from one region of the Oscillospiraceae bacterium genome:
- the purD gene encoding phosphoribosylamine--glycine ligase gives MRVLVVGSGGREHVLCWKLAQSGSVTKLYCAPGNAGIARLATCVPVRAADVDGIVAWAKREKIDFVVVAPDDPLALGCVDALEAAGVPAFGPRRAAAEIESSKIYAKTLMQKYNIPTARWCAFDQPDRAIDYIRAQGAPIVVKADGLALGKGVVVARTEDEAVRAVRDMMENKRFREAGARVVVEECMTGPEVTVLAFTDGKTVVPMPSSRDHKPVFDGNQGPNTGGMGAVSPAPGYTPALAALCEETIFTPTVRALAAEGRPFQGVLYFGLMLTEQGPRVVEYNARFGDPEAQAVLMLLESDLLDILLAVRGGTLASADIRWRPEAACCVVLASGGYPGAYPTGLPITGLPDDTPERVVFHAGTVRQGTDCITAGGRVLGVTARAPSPEEARRLAYETADAIRFEGLHMRRDIGL, from the coding sequence ATGAGAGTGCTTGTCGTTGGGTCCGGGGGGCGCGAACATGTTCTGTGCTGGAAGCTCGCGCAGAGCGGCAGCGTCACGAAATTGTACTGCGCGCCGGGCAACGCCGGCATCGCCCGGCTGGCTACGTGCGTGCCGGTGCGCGCCGCCGACGTGGACGGCATCGTCGCGTGGGCCAAGCGGGAAAAGATAGATTTTGTCGTCGTGGCGCCGGACGACCCGCTGGCGCTGGGCTGTGTCGACGCGCTGGAGGCGGCCGGGGTTCCGGCCTTCGGTCCGCGCCGCGCGGCGGCGGAGATCGAAAGTTCTAAGATCTACGCCAAGACGCTGATGCAGAAATACAACATCCCCACGGCGCGGTGGTGCGCCTTCGACCAACCGGACAGGGCGATCGACTACATCCGCGCCCAAGGTGCGCCCATTGTGGTCAAGGCCGACGGGCTGGCTTTGGGCAAGGGCGTCGTCGTCGCACGCACGGAGGACGAGGCGGTGCGCGCCGTGCGGGATATGATGGAGAACAAACGGTTCCGTGAGGCGGGCGCGCGGGTGGTCGTCGAGGAGTGCATGACGGGGCCGGAGGTCACCGTGCTGGCCTTTACCGACGGTAAGACCGTGGTACCCATGCCTTCTTCGCGTGACCACAAGCCCGTGTTTGACGGCAACCAAGGCCCAAACACCGGCGGTATGGGCGCGGTCTCGCCGGCCCCCGGCTACACGCCGGCGCTGGCGGCGCTCTGTGAGGAGACCATCTTCACGCCCACTGTCCGGGCGCTGGCCGCCGAGGGGCGGCCCTTCCAGGGCGTTTTGTATTTTGGCCTGATGCTGACAGAGCAGGGGCCGCGCGTCGTGGAGTACAACGCCCGCTTTGGCGACCCGGAGGCGCAGGCGGTGCTGATGCTGCTGGAGAGCGATCTTCTGGACATCCTGCTGGCCGTGCGCGGCGGCACGCTGGCGTCGGCGGACATCCGCTGGCGGCCGGAGGCCGCCTGTTGCGTCGTTCTGGCGAGCGGCGGCTATCCGGGCGCCTATCCGACGGGGCTGCCGATCACCGGTCTGCCGGACGACACCCCGGAGCGTGTGGTGTTTCACGCAGGCACGGTGCGGCAAGGCACGGACTGTATAACCGCCGGCGGACGCGTATTGGGTGTGACAGCCCGCGCCCCAAGCCCAGAGGAGGCCCGCCGTCTGGCCTACGAGACGGCGGACGCCATCCGCTTCGAAGGCCTCCACATGCGCCGGGACATAGGGCTGTGA
- a CDS encoding DUF1385 domain-containing protein: protein MTENAATEKKDRQDKQRKKKDETFRTMIGGQAIIEGIMMRGPDKIAMVVRAPEGIVTQEKEIVPYKDKHPVLGWPFVRGVIGFVDSMRLGMKALMWSAEYYPEEAPEEAPAKEPSRFASWLDKKLESEAAQKAVLTFSMVLGVALAVGIFMLLPAFLTGLIGRDVIGGVWRNLLEGLVRLVILLGYLFLVSRMKDIQRVFSYHGAEHKTIACYEAGAELSVDNVRRYPRLHPRCGTSFLFTVVIISIFVFSVMVPFDNMWLRLASRLVLLPVVVAISYEANRWVGRHDNVFTRVIRAPGLWMQHLTTNEPDDTMIEVGIEALQRVLPKQAGDDEWGKYN from the coding sequence ATGACAGAGAACGCAGCCACAGAGAAGAAAGACAGACAGGACAAGCAACGCAAGAAAAAGGACGAGACCTTCCGCACGATGATCGGCGGACAGGCTATCATCGAGGGGATCATGATGCGCGGCCCGGACAAGATCGCCATGGTGGTGCGCGCGCCGGAGGGAATTGTCACGCAGGAGAAAGAGATTGTGCCCTATAAGGACAAACACCCTGTGCTCGGTTGGCCATTTGTGCGCGGCGTGATCGGTTTTGTGGACTCCATGCGGCTCGGGATGAAGGCGCTCATGTGGTCGGCCGAGTACTACCCGGAGGAGGCGCCGGAGGAGGCGCCGGCCAAGGAGCCGTCCCGATTTGCCAGCTGGCTCGACAAAAAGCTGGAGAGCGAGGCGGCTCAGAAGGCAGTACTTACATTTTCTATGGTGCTGGGCGTTGCGCTGGCCGTCGGGATCTTCATGTTGCTGCCCGCTTTTCTGACGGGTCTCATCGGTCGGGACGTGATCGGCGGTGTGTGGCGCAATCTGCTGGAGGGTTTGGTCCGTCTTGTCATCCTGCTCGGGTACTTATTCCTCGTCTCCCGCATGAAGGACATCCAGCGCGTCTTTTCCTACCACGGCGCGGAGCACAAGACCATCGCCTGCTACGAGGCAGGTGCGGAACTCAGTGTAGACAACGTCCGGCGCTACCCCCGTCTGCACCCGCGCTGCGGCACCAGCTTTTTGTTCACGGTGGTTATCATCAGTATCTTCGTATTCTCCGTCATGGTGCCGTTTGACAACATGTGGCTCCGACTGGCCTCGCGGCTTGTGCTGTTGCCCGTCGTAGTCGCCATCAGCTACGAGGCCAACCGGTGGGTGGGGCGGCACGACAATGTCTTCACCCGTGTGATCCGCGCGCCCGGGCTGTGGATGCAGCATCTGACGACGAACGAGCCGGACGACACCATGATCGAGGTGGGGATCGAGGCGTTGCAGCGCGTGCTGCCCAAACAAGCCGGTGACGACGAATGGGGCAAATACAATTGA
- the prmC gene encoding peptide chain release factor N(5)-glutamine methyltransferase: MARTYNDLYLDMRQRLLGSGVAMASLEAREIIRHATGRNRAALARDRHFYVPPEAEAAAMVLLERRLAGEPIAYIVGEWEFFGLTFVVNPDVLIPRVDTEVLADAAIAAARACGPGARVLDLCAGSGCVGLAVAVYAAGCRVVLGDVSDLALKVARRNVRRHDLSARVACMNVDALASAPASLGAFDVLVCNPPYVPDEEWKNLDHSVRDYEPRLALEGGPDGLQFYRSVVAGWRPALRRGGRLLFECGVGQAEAVRTLLYREAYGGIETLRDTGGIERVVMGSPVWNEAIREGIAEIG, from the coding sequence GTGGCGAGGACCTACAACGATCTGTATCTGGATATGAGACAGCGCTTGCTTGGCAGCGGCGTCGCTATGGCGTCACTGGAGGCGCGGGAGATCATACGTCACGCAACCGGACGGAATCGGGCGGCCCTCGCACGGGACCGTCATTTCTACGTCCCCCCCGAGGCGGAAGCGGCGGCGATGGTCCTGTTGGAGCGCCGGCTGGCCGGCGAGCCGATCGCCTACATCGTCGGCGAGTGGGAGTTCTTTGGGCTGACTTTTGTGGTCAACCCCGACGTGCTCATCCCCCGTGTGGACACAGAAGTGTTGGCGGACGCGGCCATCGCCGCCGCGCGGGCGTGCGGTCCGGGTGCCCGCGTGCTCGATTTGTGCGCCGGCAGCGGCTGTGTGGGCCTTGCCGTGGCGGTGTATGCCGCCGGGTGCCGCGTGGTGCTCGGCGATGTCTCCGATTTGGCGCTCAAAGTGGCGCGCCGCAATGTGCGCCGGCATGATTTGTCGGCCCGGGTGGCCTGTATGAACGTCGACGCACTTGCCTCCGCTCCGGCGTCTCTCGGCGCTTTCGACGTCCTCGTCTGCAACCCGCCCTATGTCCCGGACGAAGAATGGAAAAATTTAGATCATTCGGTGCGCGACTATGAGCCGCGCCTCGCGTTGGAAGGCGGGCCGGACGGCCTGCAATTCTACCGCTCGGTGGTCGCCGGTTGGCGGCCTGCGCTGCGGCGCGGTGGGCGGCTGCTTTTTGAGTGCGGCGTGGGGCAGGCGGAGGCCGTGCGCACTCTTTTGTATCGGGAGGCCTACGGCGGCATCGAAACGTTGCGCGACACGGGCGGCATTGAACGTGTCGTCATGGGTTCGCCCGTGTGGAACGAAGCCATCCGCGAGGGGATCGCGGAAATCGGATAA
- the recA gene encoding recombinase RecA — translation MANLPRYEAPVDNKNSDNRKKALETAMEQINRQHGKGAVMRLGDNAGMAVSAIPTGSLSLDLALGIGGVPRGRIVEIYGPESSGKTTLALHMIASAQRGGGEAAFIDAEHAVDPEYARALGVDTDSLLISQPDSGEQALEICEALVRSGALDIVVIDSVAALVPRAELDGNMGEAVVGLHARLMSQAMRKLAGALSKTNTVAVFINQLREKVGITYGNPEVTTGGRALKFYASVRIDVRKGQTIEVGGEPVGSLTNIKVVKNKTAPPFRFCTVEILYGQGISHAGELLDLGERLDLVQKSGAWYSCGEVRLGQGRDNARAYLDAHPEMAEEIEAGIRDNALSLVMTKAASKKAGRALTPAGKGVKVSVDDESDGED, via the coding sequence ATGGCGAATCTGCCCCGTTACGAGGCCCCTGTGGACAACAAAAATTCTGACAACCGCAAAAAAGCGCTGGAGACGGCAATGGAGCAGATCAACCGGCAGCACGGAAAGGGCGCTGTTATGCGTCTGGGCGACAACGCCGGTATGGCCGTCAGCGCCATCCCCACCGGGTCGCTGTCACTCGACCTTGCATTGGGGATCGGCGGCGTCCCGCGGGGGCGGATCGTCGAGATCTATGGGCCGGAGTCCTCCGGCAAGACGACGCTGGCCTTGCACATGATTGCCTCGGCCCAGCGGGGCGGCGGCGAGGCCGCCTTTATCGACGCCGAGCATGCGGTGGATCCGGAGTATGCGCGCGCGCTCGGGGTGGATACGGACAGTCTGCTCATCTCCCAGCCGGACAGCGGCGAGCAGGCGCTTGAGATCTGTGAGGCACTGGTGCGCAGCGGCGCGCTGGACATCGTTGTCATCGACTCGGTGGCGGCGCTTGTCCCGCGGGCGGAACTCGACGGCAACATGGGAGAGGCCGTGGTCGGGCTGCATGCCAGGCTGATGAGCCAGGCGATGCGCAAGTTGGCCGGGGCGCTTTCAAAGACCAACACGGTGGCGGTGTTCATCAACCAGCTCCGCGAAAAGGTCGGCATCACCTACGGCAATCCAGAGGTGACGACCGGCGGCCGCGCGCTGAAATTTTACGCCAGCGTGCGTATCGACGTGCGCAAGGGGCAGACCATCGAAGTGGGCGGAGAACCGGTCGGCAGCCTCACGAACATCAAAGTGGTTAAAAATAAGACCGCGCCCCCGTTTCGATTTTGTACGGTGGAGATCTTATACGGACAGGGCATCTCCCACGCGGGAGAACTGCTGGATCTCGGTGAGCGGTTGGACCTGGTGCAAAAGAGCGGCGCTTGGTATTCTTGCGGGGAGGTCCGGCTGGGGCAGGGGCGAGACAACGCGCGCGCCTATCTCGACGCGCACCCGGAGATGGCGGAGGAGATCGAAGCGGGCATCCGAGACAACGCGCTGTCGCTCGTCATGACAAAGGCGGCCAGCAAGAAGGCTGGCCGCGCGCTGACACCGGCAGGCAAGGGCGTCAAAGTGTCGGTCGACGACGAGAGTGACGGGGAGGATTGA
- a CDS encoding recombination regulator RecX translates to MCESPPVRLAVDRQNTSVREAALRLLGRRAYGARELFGRLVERGFSEKRAREAVEWLLSLGYLDDSRYAEALVQSYTARSCGPHRIRRELHRRGVDTETAEAALMQAPPPEGVIDAFLARLPLDGPLDDSQRRWAANALYRKGFDWDDIHAGLLRLADEGERLS, encoded by the coding sequence GTGTGTGAATCTCCCCCTGTGAGGCTTGCGGTCGATCGACAGAACACGTCCGTACGAGAGGCGGCGCTGCGGCTGCTTGGCCGCCGGGCTTATGGCGCGCGGGAGCTGTTTGGCAGGCTGGTGGAGCGGGGATTCTCCGAAAAGCGCGCGCGTGAGGCGGTTGAGTGGCTGCTCTCGCTCGGATACCTGGACGACAGCCGGTATGCCGAGGCGCTGGTGCAGTCGTACACCGCGCGGAGTTGCGGCCCTCATCGGATCCGGCGGGAACTGCATCGCCGGGGGGTGGACACGGAGACGGCCGAGGCCGCGCTGATGCAGGCGCCGCCGCCTGAAGGGGTGATCGACGCCTTTTTGGCGCGTCTGCCGTTGGATGGGCCGCTCGATGACAGCCAGCGGCGGTGGGCCGCCAACGCGCTCTACCGCAAGGGGTTTGATTGGGACGACATTCATGCGGGGCTGCTGCGGCTGGCGGACGAAGGGGAGAGACTGTCTTGA
- the rimO gene encoding 30S ribosomal protein S12 methylthiotransferase RimO, which translates to MVSLGCAKNLVSSEQMLWLLSDMGCRIVPEPSGADAVVVNTCGFIESAKREAIETILEMAALKSAGKLGKILVAGCLVERYRGEVQDELPEVDGLLGCGSFHEIREVLFEALQGKTPARFGALAEEPLDTPRLVTTPIHTAYLKVAEGCDNHCAYCVIPSLRGPFRSRPMESLLEEARRLAARGAKELILIAQDTTRYGLDLYGERRLPALLDELCRIEPLHWLRLHYLYPDAIDDALIERIAREEKIVKYLDIPLQHISDKLLTAMNRRGTRRDIEALIGTLRARIPDLVLRTSLIVGLPGESEDEFEELCVFLRAVRMERVGVFPYSAEEGTPAAGMPDQVPEEVKKRRAEVVTEIQTEIMDDFNAALQGRILTVLTEGYDRYAGCHIGRSWADSPDVDGKVYFTARGRVPEGEMVRVRITGTLEGDLFGKARGV; encoded by the coding sequence ATGGTGTCGCTCGGATGTGCGAAAAACCTGGTCAGCAGTGAACAGATGCTGTGGTTGCTCTCCGACATGGGCTGTCGCATCGTGCCGGAACCGTCTGGCGCCGATGCAGTGGTGGTCAACACCTGCGGGTTCATTGAGAGCGCAAAGCGGGAGGCCATCGAGACGATTTTGGAGATGGCGGCGCTCAAGAGCGCAGGCAAGCTGGGAAAAATTTTGGTGGCGGGCTGTTTGGTTGAGAGGTACCGCGGCGAAGTGCAAGATGAACTGCCGGAGGTGGACGGTCTTCTCGGCTGCGGCAGTTTCCACGAGATCCGGGAAGTATTGTTCGAGGCGCTTCAGGGCAAAACGCCAGCGCGCTTCGGCGCGCTGGCCGAGGAACCGCTGGATACGCCGCGGCTCGTGACGACGCCGATTCACACCGCCTACCTCAAGGTGGCTGAGGGTTGCGACAACCACTGTGCGTACTGCGTCATCCCGTCGTTGCGCGGTCCGTTTCGCAGCCGTCCGATGGAATCGCTCCTTGAGGAGGCGCGGCGGTTGGCGGCGCGCGGCGCCAAGGAACTCATCCTGATCGCGCAGGATACGACGCGCTACGGTCTCGATCTGTATGGCGAACGCCGGCTGCCGGCGCTGCTGGATGAGCTGTGTCGCATCGAACCGCTGCACTGGCTGCGGTTGCACTACCTTTACCCGGACGCGATAGACGACGCCCTGATCGAGCGGATCGCCCGGGAGGAGAAGATCGTAAAGTACCTGGACATCCCACTCCAGCACATCAGCGACAAACTGCTCACGGCGATGAACCGTCGGGGCACGCGGCGCGATATCGAGGCGCTGATCGGGACACTGCGCGCGCGCATTCCGGACCTTGTGCTGCGTACATCCTTGATCGTCGGCCTGCCCGGCGAAAGCGAGGATGAATTTGAGGAGCTGTGCGTCTTTTTGCGCGCGGTCCGGATGGAGCGGGTGGGCGTATTCCCTTATTCGGCGGAGGAGGGCACGCCGGCGGCCGGGATGCCGGACCAAGTGCCCGAAGAGGTCAAAAAACGCCGCGCCGAGGTGGTAACGGAGATACAGACGGAGATCATGGACGACTTCAACGCCGCGCTGCAGGGACGTATTCTCACAGTGCTCACGGAGGGATATGACCGCTACGCGGGCTGCCACATCGGCCGCTCCTGGGCCGACAGCCCGGATGTGGACGGCAAAGTGTACTTCACGGCCCGCGGCCGGGTGCCCGAGGGGGAGATGGTCCGGGTGCGCATCACCGGTACGCTGGAAGGGGACCTTTTCGGGAAGGCCCGCGGCGTCTGA
- the pgsA gene encoding CDP-diacylglycerol--glycerol-3-phosphate 3-phosphatidyltransferase has protein sequence MTVASSITLARIALIPVFMWAMINPFPYAGLLALIIFMVASLTDAVDGYIARRMNQVTNFGKFVDPLADKLLVTSALLMFVQRGEMSAWVAMIIVAREFLVTSLRMVAVAEGRVIAAGWAGKIKTVVQILCIAFLLTGEGVVEIWSGVTLGAVAVWLMAAAAIWSGAVYIVRHRDVLKSAR, from the coding sequence TTGACTGTCGCCAGCAGCATCACTTTGGCGCGTATCGCCCTGATCCCTGTGTTCATGTGGGCTATGATAAATCCCTTCCCTTACGCCGGCCTTCTTGCGCTGATCATTTTCATGGTGGCGAGCCTCACCGATGCGGTCGACGGGTACATCGCCCGGCGTATGAACCAAGTGACCAATTTTGGAAAGTTTGTGGATCCGCTGGCCGACAAGCTGCTGGTGACATCGGCGCTGCTCATGTTTGTGCAGCGGGGCGAGATGTCGGCCTGGGTGGCTATGATCATCGTGGCGCGGGAGTTTCTCGTCACCTCGCTGCGTATGGTGGCCGTGGCCGAGGGGCGCGTCATCGCGGCCGGCTGGGCCGGGAAGATCAAAACCGTAGTGCAGATCCTCTGCATCGCCTTCCTGCTGACGGGCGAGGGCGTGGTAGAAATTTGGTCGGGGGTCACACTGGGCGCCGTGGCCGTGTGGCTGATGGCGGCCGCGGCCATCTGGTCGGGGGCCGTGTACATCGTGCGACACCGCGATGTATTGAAGAGCGCCCGGTAG
- the cysS gene encoding cysteine--tRNA ligase: protein MEIYNTLTRRKETFVPLIPGRVLMYCCGPTVYNRIHVGNARPLIVFDVLRRHLEKKGYLVTFTQNFTDIDDKVIGKALAEGVSYDEIAARYIEEYKADAHGLGVRDPDIAPRATDSMDAILALIGRLVEKGYAYRTPDGVYFRVNNFPEYGKLSQQSLEDLSAGARVGVDESKESPFDFALWKAVKPGEPSWPSPWGPGRPGWHIECSAMSAAYLGETIDIHCGGQDLIFPHHENEIAQSEAAYGVPLARYWMHNGFLSIDNKKMSKSLGNFFTVRDAAAVYGYETIRLFMLSAHYRNPLNYSTESLEQNKAALVRLHTTNDHLIFLVKQSREEAMTHEEAGFAERVQGYAARFERALDDDLNTADAVGVLFEAVREINIRTAGQTSRALAAALAETLRGMTDVLGLLASEEEETLLDAGVEEMIRARQEARVSKNFVEADRIRDELRARGILLEDTPQGVKWKRDRG from the coding sequence ATGGAGATCTATAATACGCTGACCCGCCGCAAAGAGACGTTTGTCCCGCTTATACCCGGCCGCGTTTTGATGTACTGCTGCGGCCCTACGGTGTACAATCGGATCCATGTGGGCAACGCCCGGCCGCTCATCGTGTTCGATGTGTTGCGCCGTCATCTGGAAAAAAAGGGATACCTGGTGACGTTCACGCAGAATTTCACCGACATCGACGACAAGGTCATCGGCAAAGCGCTGGCGGAGGGCGTTTCGTACGACGAAATCGCCGCACGCTATATTGAGGAGTACAAAGCGGATGCCCACGGGCTTGGCGTCCGTGACCCGGACATCGCGCCCCGCGCCACCGACAGCATGGACGCCATCTTGGCGCTCATCGGCCGACTGGTCGAGAAAGGGTATGCCTATCGGACGCCGGACGGCGTGTACTTCCGCGTAAATAATTTTCCAGAATATGGAAAATTATCCCAGCAGTCACTGGAGGATCTCTCCGCCGGCGCGCGGGTGGGGGTGGACGAGAGCAAGGAAAGTCCGTTCGATTTTGCGCTGTGGAAGGCGGTCAAGCCGGGAGAACCGTCATGGCCCTCCCCCTGGGGGCCGGGCCGTCCCGGCTGGCACATCGAGTGCTCGGCCATGTCGGCGGCGTACCTCGGGGAGACGATCGACATCCATTGCGGCGGGCAGGACCTTATCTTCCCTCACCACGAGAACGAGATTGCCCAGTCGGAGGCCGCCTATGGCGTCCCGCTGGCCCGCTACTGGATGCACAACGGATTTTTGAGCATCGACAATAAAAAGATGTCCAAGTCGCTGGGCAACTTCTTTACCGTGCGCGACGCGGCGGCGGTCTACGGCTACGAGACGATTCGCCTGTTCATGCTCTCCGCGCACTACCGCAACCCGCTGAACTACTCCACGGAGTCACTGGAGCAAAACAAGGCGGCGCTTGTACGGCTGCACACCACGAACGACCATCTCATCTTCCTCGTCAAGCAGTCCCGCGAGGAGGCGATGACCCACGAGGAGGCCGGATTCGCCGAGCGCGTGCAGGGCTATGCCGCTCGGTTTGAGCGCGCGTTGGACGACGATCTCAACACGGCCGACGCCGTCGGCGTCCTCTTTGAGGCGGTGCGTGAGATCAACATCCGCACAGCCGGGCAGACCTCCCGTGCTCTGGCGGCGGCCCTCGCCGAGACGTTGCGAGGGATGACCGATGTGCTCGGTCTCTTGGCGTCCGAGGAAGAGGAGACGCTGCTGGACGCCGGTGTCGAGGAGATGATCCGGGCGCGGCAGGAGGCTCGGGTGTCCAAAAATTTTGTCGAGGCCGATCGCATCCGCGATGAACTGCGGGCGCGGGGTATTTTGCTTGAGGATACGCCTCAGGGCGTCAAATGGAAGCGAGACCGAGGTTGA
- a CDS encoding inorganic phosphate transporter: MSIEIGDFLSQLTSNPMVAVTALLTMGVILVNGWTDAPNAIATCISTRAMKASSAIAMAAVCNFFGVLLMTLVNSQVAMTLYHMVDFGANSSEASVALCAALFAIVVWATVAWKFGIPTSESHALIAGLSGAAIALHGSLEGINPEEWIKVVYGLLLSTILGFGSGFGAVRLIERICRPMDRQKTVGFFKRAQVFGGASMAFMHGAQDGQKFMSVFMLGIFLVNGSSHVTDFSIPIWLMLLCSAVMGLGTSVGGYRIIKAVGLDMVKLQTYQGFSADLAAAGCLLFSSLTGIPVSTTHTKTTAIMGVGASKRLSAVNWSIVREMVLAWVLTFPGCGLLGYIMTKFFMYLF, encoded by the coding sequence ATGAGCATCGAGATCGGCGATTTTCTCTCCCAGCTGACCAGCAACCCCATGGTGGCTGTGACGGCCCTGCTGACGATGGGGGTCATCCTTGTCAACGGGTGGACGGACGCGCCCAACGCAATTGCCACCTGTATCTCCACGCGGGCGATGAAGGCGTCCTCCGCCATCGCGATGGCGGCCGTGTGCAATTTCTTCGGTGTGCTGCTCATGACCCTTGTGAACTCCCAGGTGGCGATGACTCTCTACCACATGGTCGATTTTGGCGCCAATTCGTCGGAAGCCTCCGTGGCGCTGTGCGCGGCGCTGTTCGCGATCGTCGTCTGGGCGACGGTCGCCTGGAAATTCGGCATCCCGACAAGCGAGAGTCACGCGCTGATCGCCGGTCTCTCCGGCGCGGCCATCGCGCTACACGGCAGTTTGGAGGGGATCAACCCGGAGGAATGGATCAAAGTCGTCTACGGGCTGCTGCTGTCCACGATCCTCGGCTTCGGGTCCGGGTTTGGCGCAGTCCGGCTGATTGAGCGCATTTGCCGCCCGATGGACCGTCAGAAGACAGTCGGCTTTTTCAAACGGGCGCAGGTCTTTGGGGGTGCGTCTATGGCGTTTATGCACGGCGCGCAGGACGGGCAAAAGTTTATGAGCGTCTTTATGCTCGGGATTTTCCTTGTAAACGGCTCCAGCCATGTGACGGATTTCTCCATCCCCATATGGCTCATGCTGCTGTGTTCGGCCGTCATGGGGCTCGGTACCTCGGTCGGGGGGTACCGCATCATCAAAGCGGTCGGACTCGACATGGTAAAGCTGCAGACCTACCAGGGTTTCTCCGCCGACCTCGCCGCCGCCGGTTGTTTGCTCTTCTCTTCGCTGACGGGCATTCCTGTCAGCACGACGCACACAAAAACCACGGCTATCATGGGTGTGGGCGCGTCCAAACGGCTCTCCGCCGTCAACTGGAGCATCGTGCGGGAGATGGTGCTGGCCTGGGTTCTCACCTTCCCCGGCTGCGGGTTGCTGGGGTATATTATGACCAAGTTTTTTATGTATCTCTTCTGA
- a CDS encoding DUF47 family protein: MGKVRGEKFDYFAYFYACGCAALEAATYLHETFSSFDPAALARQVDELHKIENDADGLKHDMLRHLAHEFMTPIELEDIISLSQDLDNVVDSIDDVMQRVNMYAANIRTLRPDVLSFTSLIVRCCQALETALKEFKHFRKSKTIISLLIEINTIESDGDALFAKSMKQLYTEDADMRHVIIWTNIFECLESCLDFCEDVADIIEGVIMKNT, from the coding sequence ATGGGAAAAGTACGGGGAGAAAAATTCGATTACTTCGCCTACTTTTACGCCTGCGGCTGCGCCGCACTGGAGGCCGCCACGTACCTGCATGAGACGTTTTCATCCTTCGACCCCGCCGCGCTGGCCCGGCAGGTGGACGAGCTGCACAAGATCGAAAACGATGCGGACGGCTTAAAGCACGATATGTTGCGGCATCTGGCGCACGAGTTCATGACGCCGATCGAACTGGAGGACATCATCTCGCTCTCGCAAGATCTCGACAATGTGGTGGATTCTATCGACGATGTGATGCAGCGTGTGAATATGTACGCGGCCAACATCCGGACGCTGCGCCCGGATGTGCTGTCTTTCACGTCGCTCATCGTGCGCTGCTGCCAGGCGCTGGAGACGGCGCTGAAAGAGTTCAAACATTTCCGCAAGTCGAAGACCATTATCTCCCTGCTGATTGAGATCAATACCATTGAGAGCGATGGGGACGCGCTCTTCGCGAAGAGCATGAAGCAGCTCTACACCGAGGACGCAGACATGCGTCACGTCATCATCTGGACCAACATCTTCGAGTGTCTTGAGAGCTGCCTTGATTTCTGCGAGGACGTGGCCGACATCATCGAAGGCGTGATCATGAAAAACACCTGA
- a CDS encoding single-stranded DNA-binding protein encodes MSTQTTHNSVYLRGFVESPPIFSHESHGRSYFLLTLGIQRLSGTRDVVRVLVSRETLHACDCTPGRFLAAEGSLRSFNNRTGIGSKLVITVLAHTLSPSHDAHENKVFLSGALCKTPIYRKTPLGREICDLILAVGRSYGRSDYLPCIAWGAGARQCAGRRVGTRLALEGRIQSRTYIKVLDDDTQVRRVAFEVSVSTLLPESAAP; translated from the coding sequence ATGTCCACACAGACGACCCACAACAGCGTGTACCTCCGGGGATTCGTTGAGTCCCCCCCGATTTTCTCACACGAAAGTCACGGCCGCTCCTATTTTCTGCTGACGCTCGGCATCCAGCGACTGTCCGGCACGCGCGACGTCGTCCGCGTACTGGTCAGCCGAGAGACGCTACACGCCTGCGATTGCACGCCGGGGCGTTTCCTCGCGGCGGAAGGGTCCCTGCGCTCTTTTAACAACAGAACGGGCATCGGCAGCAAACTGGTCATTACGGTGCTGGCGCACACGCTGTCGCCGAGCCACGACGCCCACGAAAACAAAGTCTTCCTGTCGGGCGCACTCTGCAAAACGCCGATCTATCGCAAAACGCCGCTTGGGCGCGAGATCTGCGACCTCATTCTGGCAGTCGGCCGCTCCTATGGGCGGTCCGATTATCTGCCTTGCATCGCCTGGGGCGCGGGCGCGCGCCAATGCGCCGGCCGCCGGGTGGGAACCCGTCTGGCTCTTGAGGGGCGCATCCAAAGCCGAACCTACATAAAGGTGCTTGATGACGACACCCAGGTCCGGCGCGTCGCTTTTGAAGTATCGGTGAGCACTCTGTTGCCGGAGTCCGCGGCGCCGTAA